In Castanea sativa cultivar Marrone di Chiusa Pesio chromosome 6, ASM4071231v1, a single window of DNA contains:
- the LOC142638747 gene encoding oligopeptide transporter 1-like isoform X2, with amino-acid sequence MWVLGLISCVSLAFVNQFFAYFQNPLSISSVSAQILVLPLGKLMAAYLPSKPVRVPFTNWFFSLNPGPFNIKEHVLITIFASSGAGGVYAVCIVDIVKAFYHRQLSPIAAFFLSQSSQMLGYGWAGLFRKYLVDSPYMWWPANLVQVSLFRALHEKEKRPKGGHTRPQFFFMVFVASFAYYIVPGYLFHSISALSFVCWIWNDSVTAQQIGGGMKGLGVGSFGLDWLTVAGFLGTPLATPLFAIINILAGFIVFVYAIIPIAYWSNAYDAKKFPIFSSNTFDHTGQPYNISRILNEKAFDINLAAYDSYSKLYLSVFFAFTYGLSFATLTATITHVALFNGKTIWTLWKQTTSAAKDDYADVHTRLMKNYKQVPQWWFYTILVLMLALAMVACEGFGKQLQLPWWGLLMACGIALFFTLPIGIIQATTNVQPGLNVITELVIGYIYPGKPLANVAFKTYGYISLSQALYFVNDFKLGHYMKIPPRSMFVVQLVGTIVASSTYFATAWWLLTDIKDICDQSLLPEGSPWTCPQDDVFYHASIIWGVIGPLRMFTKYGVYKEMNWFFLFGFLAPIPGWFLSRKYPNIKWLRLIHMPIVIGAATNMPPISAVNYWAWGAVGIFFNFYVYRKFKAWWARHTYVLSAALDAGVAFSGVLVFLTLQYKNNIFGPEWWGLANDDHCPLASCPTAPGVKIEGCPAF; translated from the exons ATGTGGGTTCTTGGATTGATATCATGTGTTTCACTTGCTTTTGTGAACCAATTTTTTGCTTACTTCCAAAACCCGCTGTCGATTTCGTCAGTCTCAGCACAAATCCTTGTCCTCCCACTAGGGAAGCTAATGGCTGCATATCTTCCATCAAAGCCAGTTCGAGTCCCATTCACAAACTGGTTcttctccttgaatccagggccATTCAATATAAAGGAACATGTTTTGATCACCATTTTTGCTAGTTCTGGAGCTGGTGGAGTTTATGCAGTTTGTATTGTTGATATTGTCAAGGCTTTCTACCACAGGCAACTCTCTCCAATTGCAGCCTTTTTCTTATCACAAAGTTCTCAG ATGCTTGGTTATGGATGGGCTGGACTATTCAGAAAATACCTTGTCGACTCACCTTATATGTGGTGGCCTGCAAACCTAGTCCAAGTCTCTCTATTCAG GGCATtgcatgaaaaagaaaagcgaCCTAAAGGTGGACATACAAGGCCACAATTCTTCTTCATGGTTTTTGTAGCAAGCTTTGCTTATTACATTGTCCCAGGCTATCTTTTCCATTCAATATCAGCTCTCTCCTTTGTTTGTTGGATTTGGAACGACTCAGTCACTGCCCAACAGATTGGTGGGGGGATGAAGGGCCTTGGAGTAGGCTCATTTGGCCTTGACTGGTTGACTGTAGCCGGCTTTTTGGGCACCCCCTTAGCCACACCTTTGTTTGCCATCATCAATATTTTAGCGGGGTTTATCGTGTTTGTCTATGCCATTATCCCGATTGCTTATTGGAGTAATGCATATGATGCCAAGAAGTTTCCCATCTTTTCTTCCAACACTTTTGATCACACTGGACAACCCTACAACATATCCAGAATTCTGAATGAGAAAGCATTTGATATTAATCTTGCAGCTTATGACAGTTACAGCAAACTTTATCTAAGTGTGTTCTTTGCTTTTACTTATGGTTTGAGCTTCGCTACTCTAACAGCTACTATTACTCATGTTGCTCTCTTTAATGGAAA AACAATCTGGACACTCTGGAAACAGACAACAAGTGCAGCAAAAGATGATTATGCCGATGTTCATACAAGGTTGATGAAGAACTATAAACAAGTCCCTCAGTGGTGGTTTTATACCATCTTAGTTTTAATGTTGGCTCTTGCCATGGTTGCTTGTGAAGGTTTCGGCAAACAGCTGCAACTCCCCTGGTGGGGACTATTAATGGCTTGTGGCATTGCGCTGTTTTTTACTTTACCCATTGGAATAATTCAAGCCACAACGAATGTG CAACCAGGGCTAAACGTGATCACAGAATTGGTGATTGGGTATATATATCCGGGGAAGCCCCTCGCTAATGTGGCTTTCAAGACCTATGGCTACATTAGCTTGTCACAAGCACTCTACTTTGTTAATGACTTCAAATTAGGCCACTATATGAAAATCCCCCCAAGGTCCATGTTCGTTGTGCAG TTGGTTGGAACAATTGTTGCTTCAAGTACCTACTTTGCCACTGCATGGTGGCTTCTCACAGATATAAAGGACATATGTGATCAGTCATTATTGCCTGAGGGGAGTCCTTGGACATGCCCTCAGGATGATGTTTTCTACCATGCTTCCATTATATGGGGAGTCATAGGTCCACTCAGAATGTTCACAAAATATGGTGTCTACAAAGAGATGAACTGGTTCTTCCTTTTTGGCTTCTTAGCTCCTATTCCTGGCTGGTTTCTCTCACGCAAGTACCCCAACATCAAGTGGCTTAGACTTATACACATGCCTATCGTCATTGGAGCTGCAACTAACATGCCACCAATTAGTGCAGTGAACTATTGGGCTTGGGGAGCTGTCggaattttcttcaatttctatGTTTACAGAAAGTTTAAGGCATGGTGGGCTAGACATACCTATGTCCTATCTGCTGCTTTAGATGCTGGGGTTGCCTTTTCTGGTGTTCTAGTTTTCCTCACTCTTCaatacaaaaacaatatatttggtCCAGAGTGGTGGGGTTTGGCCAATGACGACCATTGTCCATTGGCTTCATGCCCCACAGCTCCTGGGGTTAAGATTGAGGGGTGCCCTGCCTTTTGA
- the LOC142638754 gene encoding LOW QUALITY PROTEIN: ABC transporter G family member 26 (The sequence of the model RefSeq protein was modified relative to this genomic sequence to represent the inferred CDS: substituted 1 base at 1 genomic stop codon), giving the protein MEIRREDEVEDMSLSLPTMGSMQIAGSAGFGHNIEFMAQAYLRNRYSEIDIEDESSYTNKDHPLPIYLKFEDVEYKVRNSQAPSNNPVKAVVSKVATQLNMEEDNHKHILKGITGSIGPGEILALMGPSGSGKTTLLRVIGGRLLDNVKGKITYNDIPYNAAVKRRIGFVTQDDVLFPQLTVEETLIFSAFLRLPSNMSRQQKYARVEMIVKELGLERCRHTRIGGGFIKGISGGERKRTSIGYEILVDPSLLXLEEPTSGLDSTSANRLLVILQVLAKAGRTIITTIHQPSSRMFHMFNKLLLILEGNPVYYGEARESMDYFASLGFIPEIPMNPAEFLLDLATSQVNGISVPADLLTLQESPDYEKAVIKFLQVKYKNQLEPKEKEENHRTTKTPEHLQIAIQVKKNWTMTWWEQFMILSKRTFRERCSDYFDKLRLVQATGVAVLLGLLWWKSNIDTEAQLRDQVGLMFYICIFWTSSSIFGAVYVFPFEKIYLVKERKADMYRLSVYYVCSTLCDMVAHVVYPTFFMLIVYFMAGFSRTVPCFFLTLFAVLLVAITSQGAGELFGAAVMSIKRAGMVASLILMLFLLTGGYYVQHIPKFMRWLKYLSFMYYGFRLLLKVQYSGDQLYECQSQGGCRTLQSSPSFDTVNLNGGMKEVWILLAMAIGYRLCAYFCLRRRINVCNL; this is encoded by the exons ATGGAAATTAGGAGGGAGGATGAAGTTGAGGACATGTCATTGTCACTTCCAACAATGGGATCTATGCAGATTGCTGGGAGTGCTGGTTTTGGTCACAACATTGAATTCATGGCTCAGGCATACCTTAGAAATAGGTATTCAGAGATTGATATAGAAGATGAGAGTTCTTATACCAACAAAGATCACCCTCTTCCAATATATCTCAAG TTTGAAGATGTGGAGTATAAAGTGAGAAATAGCCAAGCTCCCTCCAACAATCCAGTGAAGGCAGTAGTGTCCAAGGTAGCCACACAGCTGAATATGGAGGAAGACAATCACAAGCATATATTGAAGGGGATAACGGGAAGTATTGGCCCTGGAGAAATTCTTGCTCTGATGGGTCCTTCTGGTAGTGGGAAAACAACCTTGTTAAGAGTGATAGGAGGAAGATTACTTGACAATGTTAAAGGAAAAATTACTTATAATGACATCCCATATAATGCAGCTGTCAAGAGGAG GATTGGATTTGTGACACAAGATGATGTGCTCTTCCCACAATTAACAGTCGAAgaaactttgattttttctGCCTTTTTAAGGCTTCCAAGCAACATGAGCCGACAACAAAAATATGCACGAGTAGAGATGATTGTGAAGGAGCTAGGCCTTGAAAG ATGTCGTCACACAAGAATAGGTGGAGGATTTATAAAAGGAATATCaggaggagaaagaaaaaggaccAGCATAGGTTATGAAATTCTTGTCGATCCTTCCTTATTATAGCTTGAGGAACCAACTTCAGGCCTTGATTCCACCTCGGCAAATAGACTCCTTGTAATTCTTCAAGTACTTGCAAAG GCAGGAAGGACAATAATCACAACTATCCACCAGCCATCAAGCAGAATGTTTCACATGTTTAACAAACTCCTGCTAATATTAGAAGGAAACCCTGTGTATTATGGAGAGGCTAGAGAGTCAATGGATTATTTCGCGTCATTAGGATTCATCCCAGAGATACCAATGAATCCTGCAGAGTTCTTGCTTGATTTAGCAACTAGTCAAGTGAATGGCATAAGTGTCCCAGCAGATTTGTTGACACTTCAAGAATCTCCTGACTATGAGAAGGCTGTAATCAAA TTTCTACAAGTCAAATACAAAAATCAACTGGAGCcaaaggaaaaggaagaaaatcaCCGAACAACAAAGACACCGGAACATCTTCAAATAGCCATTCAAGTAAAGAAGAATTGGACAATGACTTGGTGGGAGCAATTCATGATACTATCAAAGAGAACATTCAGAGAAAGGTGCAGCGATTATTTTGATAAGCTAAGACTTGTTCAAGCAACTGGAGTTGCAGTCTTGTTAGGCCTTCTATGGTGGAAATCCAACATTGACACAGAGGCTCAACTCAGAGATCAA GTTGGTTTAATGTTCtacatttgtattttttggacaTCATCATCAATTTTTGGAGCAGTATATGTGTTTCCATTTGAAAAGATCTATTTGgtaaaagaaaggaaagcagACATGTATAGATTGAGTGTATACTATGTGTGCAGCACTCTGTGTGACATGGTGGCGCATGTTGTCTATCCTACCTTCTTCATGCTCATTGTGTACTTCATGGCTGGCTTCAGCAGGACTGTTCCTTGCTTCTTCCTGACATTATTTGCTGTACTGTTGGTAGCTATAACAAGCCAG GGGGCAGGAGAACTATTTGGAGCTGCAGTTATGAGTATTAAAAGGGCTGGCATGGTTGCTTCTTTGATACTTATGTTGTTTCTTCTCACAGGAGGTTACTATGTCCAG CATATACCGAAATTTATGCGCTGGTTGAAGTATTTGTCATTCATGTACTATGGCTTCAGACTTCTTCTGAAAGTGCAATATTCTGGAGACCAATTATATGAGTGCCAAAGCCAAGGAGGGTGCAGGACCCTTCAGAGTTCGCCTTCATTCGACACAGTGAACCTTAATGGTGGCATGAAAGAAGTATGGATTCTGCTAGCCATGGCAATTGGTTACCGATTGTGTGCTTATTTTTGCCTTCGCAGAAGAATTAATGTATGCAATCTTTGA
- the LOC142638045 gene encoding uncharacterized protein LOC142638045 isoform X2, with product MCCLRQFLYPSEEDLYKLIRFLVERLSELSEDRIAADVKDINDMPPCLEKVGAKLKDLKLKTEVPEFSNAKAEDAYASMPEEGDPIPQKMDKKAVDNIFCSRTGDFSKDKLASVLSRTDSTEEVMDAVRDTSGNEETSAWRDDEDVGVFEQKGTFRKQSSKIGRYETERTQNHEKVLMEETLVKNSGLQQLEEELELLRAAAEVALDDKHPIDFYLEQLNEQVDAKKRHLVELELEWEAVRKSLEEKKKGLQESLYATNPEAQEKLQKLREVELELQSTLSEIGKREEEHSKLSAELERQPKMASRGSHIQRIKEITKNSRKQDADIERILKETRELQLESNSIQERLHRTYAVVDEMVFREAKKDPVGRQAYRLLTSIHETFEQISEKTLATDRVRREMAEHEKKLAAMAARSLNVDKLQADLDAIRKENEYLERRLRDN from the exons ATGTGTTGCTTACGGCAGTTCCTGTATCCATCTGAAGAGGACTTGTATAAGCTGATCAGATTCCTGGTGGAAAGGCTTTCTGAGTTATCTGAAGATAGAATAGCTGCTGATGTGAAGGATATAAATGATATGCCACCATGCCTTGAGAAAGTTGGAGCCAAATTGAAAGATCTAAAACTGAAGACTGAAGTGCCAGAGTTTTCAAATGCCAAGGCTGAAGATGCCTATGCCAGCATGCCCGAAGAGGGTGATCCTATTCCAcaaaaaatggataaaaaagCTGTTGACAATATATTCTGCTCAAGGACAGGAGATTTCAGCAAGGACAAACTTGCTAGTGTATTAAGCAGGACGGATTCGACTGAAGAAGTGATGGATGCCGTCAGAGATACATCTGGAAATGAAGAAACTTCAGCTTGGAGAGATGATGAAGATGTTGGGGTGTTTGAACAGAAAGGAACTTTTAGAAAGCAGTCTTCAAAG ATAGGAAGATATGAGACTGAAAGAacacaaaatcatgaaaaagtGCTTATGGAGGAGACATTGGTAAAGAATTCTGGATTacagcaacttgaagaagaattGGAATTGTTAAGGGCAGCAGCAGAAGTGGCTCTTGATGACAAACATCCTATTGACTTCTACCTTGAGCAGCTCAATGAGCAAGTAGATGCTAAAAAGCGTCATCTTGTAGAATTGGAGTTGGAGTG GGAAGCTGTCAGAAAGTCtttggaagagaaaaagaagggtCTTCAGGAGTCTCTGTATGCAACCAACCCAGAAGCTCAAGAAAAGCTTCAAAAGTTGAGAGAAGTTGAGTTGGAATTGCAGTCTACTTTATCTGAAATTGGAAAGAG GGAAGAGGAACATTCTAAACTTTCTGCAGAACTTGAGAGACAGCCTAAAATGGCATCTAGGGGTTCCCATATTCAGCGGATAAAGGAGATCACAAAAAACAGTAGGAAACAAGATGCTGACATAGAGCGGATCTTAAAAGAGACTAGGGAGCTTCAGTTGGAGAGTAATTCCATCCAAGAACGCCTTCATCGAACCTATGCTGTTGTTGATGAAATGGTATTCAG GGAAGCTAAGAAAGACCCAGTAGGGCGACAGGCATATAGACTGCTCACTAGCATCCACGAGACATTTGAACAGATCTCAGAGAAAACCCTTGCCACTGATAGAGTACGAAGAGAAATGGCTGAACATGAAAAGAAGCTTGCGGCCATGGCAGCACGCAGCTTAAACGTAGACAAACTACAAGCTGATCTCGATGCCATACGGAAGGAAAATGAGTACCTAGAGCGACGCCTCCGTGATAACTAG
- the LOC142638747 gene encoding oligopeptide transporter 1-like isoform X1, with the protein MPLEKTQSNTNMIGEEDNDSPIEQVRLTVPPTDDPTLPALTFRMWVLGLISCVSLAFVNQFFAYFQNPLSISSVSAQILVLPLGKLMAAYLPSKPVRVPFTNWFFSLNPGPFNIKEHVLITIFASSGAGGVYAVCIVDIVKAFYHRQLSPIAAFFLSQSSQMLGYGWAGLFRKYLVDSPYMWWPANLVQVSLFRALHEKEKRPKGGHTRPQFFFMVFVASFAYYIVPGYLFHSISALSFVCWIWNDSVTAQQIGGGMKGLGVGSFGLDWLTVAGFLGTPLATPLFAIINILAGFIVFVYAIIPIAYWSNAYDAKKFPIFSSNTFDHTGQPYNISRILNEKAFDINLAAYDSYSKLYLSVFFAFTYGLSFATLTATITHVALFNGKTIWTLWKQTTSAAKDDYADVHTRLMKNYKQVPQWWFYTILVLMLALAMVACEGFGKQLQLPWWGLLMACGIALFFTLPIGIIQATTNVQPGLNVITELVIGYIYPGKPLANVAFKTYGYISLSQALYFVNDFKLGHYMKIPPRSMFVVQLVGTIVASSTYFATAWWLLTDIKDICDQSLLPEGSPWTCPQDDVFYHASIIWGVIGPLRMFTKYGVYKEMNWFFLFGFLAPIPGWFLSRKYPNIKWLRLIHMPIVIGAATNMPPISAVNYWAWGAVGIFFNFYVYRKFKAWWARHTYVLSAALDAGVAFSGVLVFLTLQYKNNIFGPEWWGLANDDHCPLASCPTAPGVKIEGCPAF; encoded by the exons ATGCCACTTGAGAAGACTCAATCCAATACTAACATGAttg GGGAGGAGGACAATGATAGCCCAATTGAACAAGTTAGGCTTACAGTTCCTCCAACTGATGACCCAACTCTGCCAGCATTGACATTTCGAATGTGGGTTCTTGGATTGATATCATGTGTTTCACTTGCTTTTGTGAACCAATTTTTTGCTTACTTCCAAAACCCGCTGTCGATTTCGTCAGTCTCAGCACAAATCCTTGTCCTCCCACTAGGGAAGCTAATGGCTGCATATCTTCCATCAAAGCCAGTTCGAGTCCCATTCACAAACTGGTTcttctccttgaatccagggccATTCAATATAAAGGAACATGTTTTGATCACCATTTTTGCTAGTTCTGGAGCTGGTGGAGTTTATGCAGTTTGTATTGTTGATATTGTCAAGGCTTTCTACCACAGGCAACTCTCTCCAATTGCAGCCTTTTTCTTATCACAAAGTTCTCAG ATGCTTGGTTATGGATGGGCTGGACTATTCAGAAAATACCTTGTCGACTCACCTTATATGTGGTGGCCTGCAAACCTAGTCCAAGTCTCTCTATTCAG GGCATtgcatgaaaaagaaaagcgaCCTAAAGGTGGACATACAAGGCCACAATTCTTCTTCATGGTTTTTGTAGCAAGCTTTGCTTATTACATTGTCCCAGGCTATCTTTTCCATTCAATATCAGCTCTCTCCTTTGTTTGTTGGATTTGGAACGACTCAGTCACTGCCCAACAGATTGGTGGGGGGATGAAGGGCCTTGGAGTAGGCTCATTTGGCCTTGACTGGTTGACTGTAGCCGGCTTTTTGGGCACCCCCTTAGCCACACCTTTGTTTGCCATCATCAATATTTTAGCGGGGTTTATCGTGTTTGTCTATGCCATTATCCCGATTGCTTATTGGAGTAATGCATATGATGCCAAGAAGTTTCCCATCTTTTCTTCCAACACTTTTGATCACACTGGACAACCCTACAACATATCCAGAATTCTGAATGAGAAAGCATTTGATATTAATCTTGCAGCTTATGACAGTTACAGCAAACTTTATCTAAGTGTGTTCTTTGCTTTTACTTATGGTTTGAGCTTCGCTACTCTAACAGCTACTATTACTCATGTTGCTCTCTTTAATGGAAA AACAATCTGGACACTCTGGAAACAGACAACAAGTGCAGCAAAAGATGATTATGCCGATGTTCATACAAGGTTGATGAAGAACTATAAACAAGTCCCTCAGTGGTGGTTTTATACCATCTTAGTTTTAATGTTGGCTCTTGCCATGGTTGCTTGTGAAGGTTTCGGCAAACAGCTGCAACTCCCCTGGTGGGGACTATTAATGGCTTGTGGCATTGCGCTGTTTTTTACTTTACCCATTGGAATAATTCAAGCCACAACGAATGTG CAACCAGGGCTAAACGTGATCACAGAATTGGTGATTGGGTATATATATCCGGGGAAGCCCCTCGCTAATGTGGCTTTCAAGACCTATGGCTACATTAGCTTGTCACAAGCACTCTACTTTGTTAATGACTTCAAATTAGGCCACTATATGAAAATCCCCCCAAGGTCCATGTTCGTTGTGCAG TTGGTTGGAACAATTGTTGCTTCAAGTACCTACTTTGCCACTGCATGGTGGCTTCTCACAGATATAAAGGACATATGTGATCAGTCATTATTGCCTGAGGGGAGTCCTTGGACATGCCCTCAGGATGATGTTTTCTACCATGCTTCCATTATATGGGGAGTCATAGGTCCACTCAGAATGTTCACAAAATATGGTGTCTACAAAGAGATGAACTGGTTCTTCCTTTTTGGCTTCTTAGCTCCTATTCCTGGCTGGTTTCTCTCACGCAAGTACCCCAACATCAAGTGGCTTAGACTTATACACATGCCTATCGTCATTGGAGCTGCAACTAACATGCCACCAATTAGTGCAGTGAACTATTGGGCTTGGGGAGCTGTCggaattttcttcaatttctatGTTTACAGAAAGTTTAAGGCATGGTGGGCTAGACATACCTATGTCCTATCTGCTGCTTTAGATGCTGGGGTTGCCTTTTCTGGTGTTCTAGTTTTCCTCACTCTTCaatacaaaaacaatatatttggtCCAGAGTGGTGGGGTTTGGCCAATGACGACCATTGTCCATTGGCTTCATGCCCCACAGCTCCTGGGGTTAAGATTGAGGGGTGCCCTGCCTTTTGA
- the LOC142638045 gene encoding uncharacterized protein LOC142638045 isoform X1, translating to MEESQEILLSSLESLGISIPQGVSSVKDLNPTTLVSTCAQCLNLLDPTASFPTSLPSDSMADQFKICTDLATQIKNLGFVGDMSFHKFLYPSEEDLYKLIRFLVERLSELSEDRIAADVKDINDMPPCLEKVGAKLKDLKLKTEVPEFSNAKAEDAYASMPEEGDPIPQKMDKKAVDNIFCSRTGDFSKDKLASVLSRTDSTEEVMDAVRDTSGNEETSAWRDDEDVGVFEQKGTFRKQSSKIGRYETERTQNHEKVLMEETLVKNSGLQQLEEELELLRAAAEVALDDKHPIDFYLEQLNEQVDAKKRHLVELELEWEAVRKSLEEKKKGLQESLYATNPEAQEKLQKLREVELELQSTLSEIGKREEEHSKLSAELERQPKMASRGSHIQRIKEITKNSRKQDADIERILKETRELQLESNSIQERLHRTYAVVDEMVFREAKKDPVGRQAYRLLTSIHETFEQISEKTLATDRVRREMAEHEKKLAAMAARSLNVDKLQADLDAIRKENEYLERRLRDN from the exons atggaagagTCACAGGAAATACTGTTGAGCTCGTTGGAAAGCCTTGGGATTTCGATCCCACAAGGCGTTTCGTCTGTCAAAGACCTCAACCCAACAACCTTGGTCTCCACCTGCGCGCAGTGTCTCAATTTACTCGACCCCACGGCGTCGTTTCCCACCTCTCTTCCTAGTGACTCCATGGCTGACCAGTTCAAGATCTGTACGGACTTGGCCACCCAGATTAAGAATCTGGGTTTTGTTGGAGACATGAGCTTTCACAAG TTCCTGTATCCATCTGAAGAGGACTTGTATAAGCTGATCAGATTCCTGGTGGAAAGGCTTTCTGAGTTATCTGAAGATAGAATAGCTGCTGATGTGAAGGATATAAATGATATGCCACCATGCCTTGAGAAAGTTGGAGCCAAATTGAAAGATCTAAAACTGAAGACTGAAGTGCCAGAGTTTTCAAATGCCAAGGCTGAAGATGCCTATGCCAGCATGCCCGAAGAGGGTGATCCTATTCCAcaaaaaatggataaaaaagCTGTTGACAATATATTCTGCTCAAGGACAGGAGATTTCAGCAAGGACAAACTTGCTAGTGTATTAAGCAGGACGGATTCGACTGAAGAAGTGATGGATGCCGTCAGAGATACATCTGGAAATGAAGAAACTTCAGCTTGGAGAGATGATGAAGATGTTGGGGTGTTTGAACAGAAAGGAACTTTTAGAAAGCAGTCTTCAAAG ATAGGAAGATATGAGACTGAAAGAacacaaaatcatgaaaaagtGCTTATGGAGGAGACATTGGTAAAGAATTCTGGATTacagcaacttgaagaagaattGGAATTGTTAAGGGCAGCAGCAGAAGTGGCTCTTGATGACAAACATCCTATTGACTTCTACCTTGAGCAGCTCAATGAGCAAGTAGATGCTAAAAAGCGTCATCTTGTAGAATTGGAGTTGGAGTG GGAAGCTGTCAGAAAGTCtttggaagagaaaaagaagggtCTTCAGGAGTCTCTGTATGCAACCAACCCAGAAGCTCAAGAAAAGCTTCAAAAGTTGAGAGAAGTTGAGTTGGAATTGCAGTCTACTTTATCTGAAATTGGAAAGAG GGAAGAGGAACATTCTAAACTTTCTGCAGAACTTGAGAGACAGCCTAAAATGGCATCTAGGGGTTCCCATATTCAGCGGATAAAGGAGATCACAAAAAACAGTAGGAAACAAGATGCTGACATAGAGCGGATCTTAAAAGAGACTAGGGAGCTTCAGTTGGAGAGTAATTCCATCCAAGAACGCCTTCATCGAACCTATGCTGTTGTTGATGAAATGGTATTCAG GGAAGCTAAGAAAGACCCAGTAGGGCGACAGGCATATAGACTGCTCACTAGCATCCACGAGACATTTGAACAGATCTCAGAGAAAACCCTTGCCACTGATAGAGTACGAAGAGAAATGGCTGAACATGAAAAGAAGCTTGCGGCCATGGCAGCACGCAGCTTAAACGTAGACAAACTACAAGCTGATCTCGATGCCATACGGAAGGAAAATGAGTACCTAGAGCGACGCCTCCGTGATAACTAG